One window of Quercus robur chromosome 12, dhQueRobu3.1, whole genome shotgun sequence genomic DNA carries:
- the LOC126710223 gene encoding transcription factor MYC2, which translates to MTDYRLTTTTTTTTPMNLWTSDDNASVIESFMSSDLSSFWPPPPSQQPQLHHQLSSAASTSAPTPAPIVSQSQPSVALFNQETLQQRLQALIEGARESWTYAIFWQSSYDYPSSASVLGWGDGYYKGEDDKSKSKAKNKASSSAAEQEHRKKVLRELNSLISGSAAPATDDAIDEEVTDTEWFFLVSMTQSFVNGGGLPGQAFFNSSPIWVTGADRLVSSPCDRARQGQVFGLQTMVCIPSANGVVELGSTEVIYQSSDLMNKVRVLFNFNSLEMGSWPINDQGENDPSSLWLNDPTSTPPVTTATEIKDSLNNDSTVTVPSVPGSTATTTTNNLQISKGIPFENPSSSSLTENPSAIHIQNSSQSRQQQAQNEGFFTRELNFSDYGYDNNSVVKNGNNSISTMKPESGEILNFGESKRSSYVSGHSQFAAEESNKKKRSPTSRGSNEEGMLSFTSGVILSSGCVVKSSGGVGTADSDHSDLEASVVKEADSSRVVDPEKRPRKRGRKPANGREEPLNHVEAERQRREKLNQRFYALRAVVPNVSKMDKASLLGDAIAYINELKGKLQSTDSEKEEMQKQLDAMKKELASKESRYPGSGSPPSLPDHDPKMSKLIDLDIDVKIIGWDAMIRIQCSKKSHPAARLMVALKELDLDVHHASVSVVNDLMIQQATVKMGSRFYTQDQLRLALSAKVGDCR; encoded by the coding sequence ATGACAGATTACCGTTTaacaacgacaacaacaacaacaacgccAATGAATCTTTGGACCTCAGACGACAACGCATCGGTGATCGAGTCTTTCATGAGTTCCGATCTCTCATCTTTTTGGCCACCACCTCCTTCGCAACAACCTCAACTCCATCACCAGCTATCTTCAGCAGCTTCGACCTCAGCACCCACACCCGCCCCCATCGTCTCTCAATCGCAACCCTCCGTTGCTCTCTTCAACCAGGAAACCCTCCAACAACGCCTCCAAGCTTTAATCGAAGGCGCTCGCGAGAGCTGGACCTACGCTATCTTTTGGCAGAGCTCCTACGACTATCCCAGCAGCGCCTCCGTTTTGGGTTGGGGTGATGGGTACTACAAAGGCGAGGACGACAAGTCCAAATCCAAAGCCAAGAACAAAGCTTCGTCGTCTGCGGCCGAGCAAGAGCACCGGAAGAAAGTCCTCCGGGAGCTCAATTCTTTGATTTCTGGGTCGGCAGCCCCGGCTACTGATGATGCTATTGACGAGGAGGTCACCGACACTGAGTGGTTCTTTTTGGTGTCCATGACTCAGAGTTTCGTTAATGGCGGCGGTCTCCCCGGTCAGGCTTTTTTCAATTCCAGCCCGATTTGGGTCACCGGAGCCGACCGCTTAGTGAGCTCGCCGTGCGACCGGGCTCGCCAGGGTCAGGTTTTCGGGCTCCAAACTATGGTTTGTATACCCTCTGCAAATGGGGTTGTGGAATTGGGATCCACGGAGGTGATTTATCAGAGCTCGGATCTGATGAATAAAGTCAGGGTTTTGTTCAATTTCAATAGCCTGGAAATGGGTTCTTGGCCAATCAACGACCAGGGTGAAAACGACCCGTCTTCGCTTTGGCTCAATGATCCGACATCGACTCCGCCGGTGACGACGGCGACTGAGATCAAAGACTCCTTGAATAACGATAGCACTGTTACTGTTCCATCGGTTCCGGGCTCCACcgcaaccaccaccaccaacaacctCCAGATTTCAAAGGGGATTCCGTTTGAGAATCCTAGTTCGAGTAGTTTAACGGAGAATCCAAGCGCGATTCATATCCAGAACAGCAGCCAGAGCCGCCAGCAACAAGCGCAGAACGAGGGGTTCTTCACCAGAGAATTGAACTTTTCGGATTATGGGTATGATAATAACAGTGTTGTGAAGAACGGGAACAATTCAATTTCGACGATGAAGCCTGAATCGGGTGAGATTTTGAATTTCGGGGAGAGCAAGAGGAGCTCCTACGTTTCAGGTCATTCCCAGTTCGCGGCGGAGGAGAGTAACAAGAAGAAGCGGTCGCCGACATCAAGGGGTAGCAACGAAGAGGGAATGTTGTCTTTTACATCGGGTGTCATTTTGTCGAGCGGTTGTGTGGTGAAGTCTAGCGGCGGTGTCGGCACGGCCGATTCCGATCATTCAGACCTCGAAGCATCGGTGGTGAAGGAGGCTGATAGTAGCAGAGTCGTAGACCCGGAGAAACGGCCCCGGAAACGTGGTCGAAAACCCGCTAATGGCAGAGAAGAACCTCTGAATCATGTGGAAGCAGAGAGGCAGAGAAGAGAGAAGCTTAACCAGAGGTTCTATGCCCTCCGAGCTGTGGTCCCAAATGTTTCTAAAATGGACAAAGCATCACTCCTCGGTGACGCAATTGCGTATATAAACGAGCTGAAAGGGAAGCTCCAGAGTACGGATTCGGAGAAGGAAGAGATGCAGAAGCAATTGGATGCAATGAAGAAGGAATTGGCAAGCAAAGAGTCACGCTATCCGGGCTCAGGGTCGCCACCTTCGCTTCCTGATCATGACCCAAAGATGTCGAAGTTGATAGATTTGGATATCGATGTGAAGATAATCGGATGGGATGCGATGATCAGGATCCAATGTAGTAAGAAGAGCCACCCCGCCGCGAGGTTGATGGTGGCGTTGAAGGAGCTAGACTTGGATGTGCACCACGCCAGTGTGTCGGTTGTGAATGATTTGATGATTCAACAAGCTACGGTTAAGATGGGGAGTCGGTTTTACACGCAGGACCAGCTTAGGCTAGCGCTATCAGCCAAAGTTGGCGATTGCCGATAA